The genomic window ATCCGCTTCATTCACCTCGTTGAAAGCGGGTTTGACCGTCTCAGGGGGATTAACGTCCTGCAATTTCACTTCCATGATATACACACCGCTTTCATAACGATCCAGCACTCCCTGGAGTTCTTTGGCGGTGGCCGCCTCAAGTATGACTCGGTTACTGAGCACATAATCAAAATCCTGATTGCCGACAATCCGGCGGATCGCCTGCTCAGATGCATCGCGGACCGCCTGCCGGACATCGCGAACCTTGAATATAAAGTTGACCGGATCCATCACCTTGTATTGAACAATCCATTCCACATCGATGACGTTTTTATCCCCGGTAAGCATCAGGGATTCCATGTCATAGCCTTTTTTCTCATACACGGTCTTCTGGCCCGGTGTCCTGGTACGGAATCCGAATTCCTCCTTGCGGACATTGTCGACATTCACCTTGATCAGCGTATCAATCATCGGCAGCTTGAAATTCAACCCCGGAGAGGCGGTGCGGTTGTACTTGCCGAAACGCAGGACCACACCCTCCCAGCCCGTCTCAATTTTATAAAAACAGGCATACACCCCATAGAGCAATAAGACAGCCACCACTACAGCAATAACTTTTTTGATGTCGCCCATGAAACCTGCAGGAGAGCCTCCTCCGGAGTTGTCCGAACCACCGCCCACACCGCCGTCGCCGCCTTGTCCGCCGCCGTCAAAGGCGTCTTTAACCTTCTTGATCAGGGCCGCGATCAAGTCTTCGGGAGAAGAGGGCCTCTTCTTATCCCATGGTGTTTTCTGGTCATCCCAAGCCATTTCTTTTTCCTCTTTTATTAAATTTCATGTAAATTTCTCTGTATCGAACCTGTCCTGCAAATTATTAATGTATACTTCGCAAACGGTCCGCTTAGGTTAGACGGAAAATACATTGCATTGTATGTCCCTCCATCAGTTGCAGGATTTGGACAAGCATCTCAGGTTTGTTATCCCTTTACAAGAGTTTTCCTCAATCATCGATAAAAAAAACTATCCCTGAAACCCATTTCATTACTGCCCGAGCGCCAGACGCCAGCAATACACGAAAAATACAACACAACCGGAAAAAAGCCCGGCCTGTACCAGATTTTTCTCCGATAAAGTCAGCAAGCGCGGAAAAAATCCAAAGATAAAACCGATCAGGACGCCCGCGACCAACCCCCAGAGATGGGCACCCACGTCAGTATGTTCACCTTCGGTTCCCAGCATCGCAAGAAGACTCAATCCTGCGCCCAACGGCAACAAGACCCCTTTTATGCTCCTGTTGCTGAACATCTGAAATCCGGCAAGAATGCCGATGGCGCCGAATACCGCAGTGGAAAAGCCAACTGAATTATGTTTACCGCCCTGGAGTAGAATAT from Pseudomonadota bacterium includes these protein-coding regions:
- the hflK gene encoding FtsH protease activity modulator HflK, yielding MAWDDQKTPWDKKRPSSPEDLIAALIKKVKDAFDGGGQGGDGGVGGGSDNSGGGSPAGFMGDIKKVIAVVVAVLLLYGVYACFYKIETGWEGVVLRFGKYNRTASPGLNFKLPMIDTLIKVNVDNVRKEEFGFRTRTPGQKTVYEKKGYDMESLMLTGDKNVIDVEWIVQYKVMDPVNFIFKVRDVRQAVRDASEQAIRRIVGNQDFDYVLSNRVILEAATAKELQGVLDRYESGVYIMEVKLQDVNPPETVKPAFNEVNEADQDMKRLVNEAEETYNRVIPKARGSAKQTIEESYGYSVERVNRAKGETARFLDILKEYTAAKDVTRKRMYLETMVEVMPTLSEVYVIDEDQKSLLPLMDLTGKKAK